Within Anopheles nili chromosome 3, idAnoNiliSN_F5_01, whole genome shotgun sequence, the genomic segment ACGCCGCTAGTATATAGTACATGAACTGAACTCATTTTTACGCACAAACTAATACAACGAGGAGTAGCCCATTGTCTTCCCCCGATGATGCTACAGCATAGTACGAAGAAACATTGTTTCCTGTAATGCTCGCAATTTAATGTGGCTGGTCTTGCGTGCCTTGTTTCAACTGGAATAGGAGAACTATTGCCGAAAACAGCAAGCACACGCCAGCAAACCCCCAACGGTTGTGTATAGAGAATCAGGAGACGAATTTAAACCGTGCCGTTTAGCGTTAAATGGGATAACTTCTTAATTGATGTGTTTCTTAGTATGAGGCGGTGTCCATTCGCTTACTAATTGATCGTATGGTGCTGTAGTGAACGCGTGGACCGCGAAATGGGTGTCAAGTATGAACAATTGCGGATAGGCACACGAGCAGAGAAATTGAATCTAAGTACAGCATGAAAGGTCGGGGCGATAAAATGAAAGGGTTGTTTTTATCCGTGTCTACTAGAATTTTCACTACTTCTGTACATATAGCGTGAATTTAAGTTGTGAATCTGATTGAAACGAATTTAATAAAAAGGGACAACCATGATATGAAATTAGATGTGTTAGTATTTCAGTTGAAAAGACGGCATTTTCGGGTTAATTTGTCATCAGTTTAAATCATTGAATATAATCACTAGCAGATGGTGCTGAAAAGGTGCAGTTTTATATTTGTGGTATCTAAATCTCGGTGCGTGTGTCCCAGTGGTTTTTACTCGATTCTAATAGCTTTTACTACAGCAAGTTCGCACATTGGCAATATTAGTAAGGTTCCTCAAGCTTCGATTTAACAGCGCCAGCGATGAAGCTGGCTCCCTCGCTGTTTTCCTCGAATCCGGGCAGATCCTTGCAGCGTTCGTACCACCCGCTTACATTCGGGTAGGGATCAAAGCTAACTCCAACGTGCTTCAACGTGGTCACATTAGCTAGGATGCAAAGGTCGGCTACGGTACAGTCCTCGCCAGCAACCCAATCGCTTCCATCCAAATAGGATTCCAGCTTGTCTAGCGCCTTGCCCACGCGATCTTTTATTTCCGGTGCAACAACGGTCTCCCCAGAGCGCAGCACGGACATGAGAATGTCACGTAAGGCTACGAATAATGTACCCGAATCGTAGAATAGCCGATGGTTGATGAGGCCTCGTTTTTTCGGATCATTCGGATACAAGGAGCATCCTGGCTTGTACTGCTCCGCCAAGTAGG encodes:
- the LOC128723372 gene encoding glutathione S-transferase 1-1-like — translated: MAPLILYHFPGSPPSRSALLVLRNLDLDAEVKIVNLFAGEHLADEFVGINPEHTVPTLVDEDYILWESKAIVAYLAEQYKPGCSLYPNDPKKRGLINHRLFYDSGTLFVALRDILMSVLRSGETVVAPEIKDRVGKALDKLESYLDGSDWVAGEDCTVADLCILANVTTLKHVGVSFDPYPNVSGWYERCKDLPGFEENSEGASFIAGAVKSKLEEPY